In the Theobroma cacao cultivar B97-61/B2 chromosome 1, Criollo_cocoa_genome_V2, whole genome shotgun sequence genome, one interval contains:
- the LOC18613057 gene encoding xyloglucan galactosyltransferase MUR3 isoform X2, protein MRRRPVALVTSEAMEKGSPKNQQTRLCLLASLSAFFWILLLYFHFVVLGGSTAVEQLVISEPVKLESPFVNVDSIPARVTDARIEKEKPPVEPVRNTAGERVVNYPFMRALRTVENKSDPCGGRYIYVHNLPPRFNENMLRECKSLSLWTNMCKFTSNEGLGPPLENVEGVFENTGWYATNQFAVDVIFNNRMKQYECLTNDSSIAAAIFVPFYAGFDIARYLWGYDISRRDAASLDLVDWLMKRPEWGIMGGKDHFLVAGRITWDFRRLTDEESDWGNKLLFLPAARNMSMLVVESSPWNANDFGIPYPTYFHPAKDEEVFVWQNRMRNLERKWLFSFAGAPRPGNPKSIRGQIIDQCKNSKVCKLLECDFGESKCHSPSSIMQMFQSSLFCLQPQGDSYTRRSAFDSMLAGCIPVFFHPGSAYTQYTWHLPKNYTTYSVFIPEDDIRKRNVSIEERLNQISPEQVRIMREAVINLIPRLIYADPRSKLETLQDAFDVAVQAVIDKVTRLRRNIIKGRTEYDNFVEENSWKYDLLDEGQREVGAHEWDPFFSKPKDEQRDQSAEAAKNSWKNEQRDKS, encoded by the exons ATGAGACGCCGCCCAGTGGCGTTGGTTACTTCAGAAGCAATGGAGAAGGGTTCCCCTAAGAATCAACAAACCCGGCTCTGTTTATTAGCTTCTTTATCAGCTTTTTTCTGGATTTTGCTTTTGTATTTCCATTTTGTAGTTCTGGGAGGCAGCACTGCAGTTGAGCAATTAGTTATATCAGAACCAGTCAAATTAGAATCTCCTTTTGTTAATGTTGATTCCATCCCTGCTCGGGTGACCGATGCCCGTATAGAGAAGGAGAAACCACCTGTGGAACCCGTTAGGAATACAGCTGGTGAAAGGGTGGTGAATTACCCGTTTATGAGAGCTTTGAGGACGGTGGAAAACAAGAGTGATCCATGCGGGGGAAGGTATATTTATGTGCATAATCTTCCTCCGAGGTTTAATGAGAACATGCTTAGGGAGTGTAAGAGTTTGAGTCTTTGGACTAATATGTGTAAGTTTACCAGTAATGAAGGGCTTGGTCCCCCACTTGAGAATGTGGAAGGGGTGTTTGAGAATACCGGGTGGTATGCCACAAATCAGTTTGCAGTGGATGTGATATTCAATAATCGGATGAAGCAGTATGAGTGCTTGACGAATGATTCTTCGATTGCAGCTGCGATTTTTGTGCCCTTTTATGCGGGGTTTGATATAGCAAGGTATCTTTGGGGATACGATATCTCGAGGAGGGATGCTGCTTCACTTGATTTGGTTGATTGGCTGATGAAGAGGCCTGAGTGGGGTATAATGGGAGGGAAGGATCATTTTCTGGTGGCGGGGAGGATTACATGGGATTTCAGGAGATTAACTGATGAGGAATCTGATTGGGGTAATAAGCTTCTGTTTTTACCTGCTGCAAGGAATATGTCGATGCTTGTGGTTGAGTCAAGTCCCTGGAACGCAAATGATTTTGGCATTCCATATCCGACCTACTTCCATCCTGCAAAGGATGAGGAAGTGTTTGTCTGGCAAAATCGGATGAGAAATTTGGAGAGAAAGTGGCTGTTCTCTTTTGCTGGTGCACCACGTCCTGGAAACCCCAAGTCAATAAGAGGGCAGATCATCGATCAATGTAAGAATTCAAAAGTGTGCAAGTTGTTGGAATGTGATTTTGGGGAGAGCAAGTGTCATTCCCCAAGCAGTATAATGCAGATGTTCCAGAGCTCCCTGTTCTGCCTACAACCCCAAGGAGATTCATACACACGGCGATCTGCTTTTGATTCAATGTTGGCTGGTTGTATTCCTGTCTTCTTCCATCCTGGCTCGGCGTACACACAGTATACTTGGCATCTTCCTAAAAACTATACTACATATTCAGTGTTTATCCCAGAGGATGATATTCGTAAAAGGAATGTTAGCATAGAGGAGAGGCTTAATCAAATTTCTCCCGAGCAAGTGAGGATCATGAGAGAGGCGGTCATAAATCTCATTCCAAGGCTGATATATGCAGATCCTCGCTCTAAATTGGAGACTCTTCAAGATGCTTTTGATGTTGCTGTACAGGCAGTCATTGACAAAGTTACAAGGTTGAGGAGGAACATTATCAAAGGTCGTACAGAATATGATAACTTTGTGGAGGAAAATAGTTGGAAATATGACTTGTTAGATGAAGGACAGCGCGAGGTTGGAGCTCATGAATGGGATCCTTTCTTCTCAAAACCAAAGGATGAGCAGAGAGATCAATCTGCAGAAGCTGCAAAAAATTCTTGGAAGAATGAGCAGAGAG ATAAATCATAA
- the LOC18613057 gene encoding xyloglucan galactosyltransferase MUR3 isoform X1, with amino-acid sequence MRRRPVALVTSEAMEKGSPKNQQTRLCLLASLSAFFWILLLYFHFVVLGGSTAVEQLVISEPVKLESPFVNVDSIPARVTDARIEKEKPPVEPVRNTAGERVVNYPFMRALRTVENKSDPCGGRYIYVHNLPPRFNENMLRECKSLSLWTNMCKFTSNEGLGPPLENVEGVFENTGWYATNQFAVDVIFNNRMKQYECLTNDSSIAAAIFVPFYAGFDIARYLWGYDISRRDAASLDLVDWLMKRPEWGIMGGKDHFLVAGRITWDFRRLTDEESDWGNKLLFLPAARNMSMLVVESSPWNANDFGIPYPTYFHPAKDEEVFVWQNRMRNLERKWLFSFAGAPRPGNPKSIRGQIIDQCKNSKVCKLLECDFGESKCHSPSSIMQMFQSSLFCLQPQGDSYTRRSAFDSMLAGCIPVFFHPGSAYTQYTWHLPKNYTTYSVFIPEDDIRKRNVSIEERLNQISPEQVRIMREAVINLIPRLIYADPRSKLETLQDAFDVAVQAVIDKVTRLRRNIIKGRTEYDNFVEENSWKYDLLDEGQREVGAHEWDPFFSKPKDEQRDQSAEAAKNSWKNEQRDRSAEAAKNSWKTEQRDKS; translated from the coding sequence ATGAGACGCCGCCCAGTGGCGTTGGTTACTTCAGAAGCAATGGAGAAGGGTTCCCCTAAGAATCAACAAACCCGGCTCTGTTTATTAGCTTCTTTATCAGCTTTTTTCTGGATTTTGCTTTTGTATTTCCATTTTGTAGTTCTGGGAGGCAGCACTGCAGTTGAGCAATTAGTTATATCAGAACCAGTCAAATTAGAATCTCCTTTTGTTAATGTTGATTCCATCCCTGCTCGGGTGACCGATGCCCGTATAGAGAAGGAGAAACCACCTGTGGAACCCGTTAGGAATACAGCTGGTGAAAGGGTGGTGAATTACCCGTTTATGAGAGCTTTGAGGACGGTGGAAAACAAGAGTGATCCATGCGGGGGAAGGTATATTTATGTGCATAATCTTCCTCCGAGGTTTAATGAGAACATGCTTAGGGAGTGTAAGAGTTTGAGTCTTTGGACTAATATGTGTAAGTTTACCAGTAATGAAGGGCTTGGTCCCCCACTTGAGAATGTGGAAGGGGTGTTTGAGAATACCGGGTGGTATGCCACAAATCAGTTTGCAGTGGATGTGATATTCAATAATCGGATGAAGCAGTATGAGTGCTTGACGAATGATTCTTCGATTGCAGCTGCGATTTTTGTGCCCTTTTATGCGGGGTTTGATATAGCAAGGTATCTTTGGGGATACGATATCTCGAGGAGGGATGCTGCTTCACTTGATTTGGTTGATTGGCTGATGAAGAGGCCTGAGTGGGGTATAATGGGAGGGAAGGATCATTTTCTGGTGGCGGGGAGGATTACATGGGATTTCAGGAGATTAACTGATGAGGAATCTGATTGGGGTAATAAGCTTCTGTTTTTACCTGCTGCAAGGAATATGTCGATGCTTGTGGTTGAGTCAAGTCCCTGGAACGCAAATGATTTTGGCATTCCATATCCGACCTACTTCCATCCTGCAAAGGATGAGGAAGTGTTTGTCTGGCAAAATCGGATGAGAAATTTGGAGAGAAAGTGGCTGTTCTCTTTTGCTGGTGCACCACGTCCTGGAAACCCCAAGTCAATAAGAGGGCAGATCATCGATCAATGTAAGAATTCAAAAGTGTGCAAGTTGTTGGAATGTGATTTTGGGGAGAGCAAGTGTCATTCCCCAAGCAGTATAATGCAGATGTTCCAGAGCTCCCTGTTCTGCCTACAACCCCAAGGAGATTCATACACACGGCGATCTGCTTTTGATTCAATGTTGGCTGGTTGTATTCCTGTCTTCTTCCATCCTGGCTCGGCGTACACACAGTATACTTGGCATCTTCCTAAAAACTATACTACATATTCAGTGTTTATCCCAGAGGATGATATTCGTAAAAGGAATGTTAGCATAGAGGAGAGGCTTAATCAAATTTCTCCCGAGCAAGTGAGGATCATGAGAGAGGCGGTCATAAATCTCATTCCAAGGCTGATATATGCAGATCCTCGCTCTAAATTGGAGACTCTTCAAGATGCTTTTGATGTTGCTGTACAGGCAGTCATTGACAAAGTTACAAGGTTGAGGAGGAACATTATCAAAGGTCGTACAGAATATGATAACTTTGTGGAGGAAAATAGTTGGAAATATGACTTGTTAGATGAAGGACAGCGCGAGGTTGGAGCTCATGAATGGGATCCTTTCTTCTCAAAACCAAAGGATGAGCAGAGAGATCAATCTGCAGAAGCTGCAAAAAATTCTTGGAAGAATGAGCAGAGAGATCGATCTGCAGAAGCTGCGAAAAATTCTTGGAAGACTGAGCAGAGAGATAAATCATAA
- the LOC18613059 gene encoding photosystem II reaction center PSB28 protein, chloroplastic has product MATLHSLAFASPVSHTLLNQPRSLSGIPSWIVHRSANSLFNGQSLQLAHSQLSPTRWNSQKCGPITMMVKPTIQFIQGTDEQTIPDVRLTKSRDGTNGVAIFRFEQPSVFDSSGEVGDITGFYMIDEEGVLQSVDVNAKFVNGKPAGIEAKYIMRSPPEWDRFMRFMERYSNENGLQFIKK; this is encoded by the exons ATGGCAACTCTTCATTCCCTGGCGTTTGCCTCTCCTGTCTCTCACACCTTGCTCAACCAACCGCGTTCTCTTTCAG GAATACCATCTTGGATTGTTCACCGGAGTGCGAATTCGCTCTTCAATGGGCAATCTTTACAATTGGCCCATTCACAGCTGTCTCCAACAAGATGGAACTCTCAGAAATGTGGACCAATAACAATGATGGTTAAACCAACAATTCAGTTCATTCAAGGAACTGATGAGCAGACGATACCGGATGTGAGGTTAACCAAGTCAAGAGATGGTACAAATGGCGTTGCTATATTCAGATTTGAGCAACCGTCCGTTTTTGACTCATCGGGTGAAGTTGGTGACATCACTGGTTTTTACATGATTGATGAGGAAGGGGTTCTTCAGTCAGTTGATGTGAATGCCAAATTTGTAAATGGGAAGCCTGCAGGAATTGAAGCAAAGTATATAATGCGTTCTCCCCCAGAGTGGGACAGGTTCATGAGATTCATGGAGCGATATTCTAATGAAAACGGCTTGCAGTTCATCAAAAAATGA
- the LOC18613058 gene encoding subtilisin-like protease SBT1.2: MEAKIQLFCSTLFLYLVSVRANTLQTYIVQLHPHGVTSSLFPTKLQWHLSFLEQTLSSEEDPSSRLLYSYGSAMDGFAAQLSETELELLRSLPDVVAIRPDRLLQIHTTYSYKFLGLSTTRDGAWFKSGLGRGTIIGVLDTGVWPESPSFNDQGMPPVPKKWRGICQEGQSFNALNCNRKLIGARFFIKGHHVSSVSRSANMIQEYLSPRDSSGHGTHTSSTAGGVSVPMASVLGNGAGVARGMAPGAHIAVYKVCWFNGCYSSDILAAMDVAIADGVDVLSLSLGGFPLPLFDDSIAVGSFRAVEHGISVICAAGNNGPIQSSVANIAPWIATIGASTLDRKFPAIVRMGNGEFIYGESVYPGNRLRSAKKELELVYVTGGDSGSEFCFRGSLPRAKVGGKMVICDRGVNGRAEKGIAVKEAGGAAMILANTEINLEEDSVDAHVLPATEIGYAEAVRLKAYINTTSRPRARIIFGGTVIGRSRAPTVALFSARGPNLYDSSILKPDVIAPGVNIIAAWPQNLGPTGLPEDARRVNFTVMSGTSMACPHVSGIAALIHSAHPTWTPAAIKSALMTSADANDHRGKPITDGNKPADVFAIGAGHVNPDRAIDPGLIYDIRPDEYVIHLCTLGYTRSEIFTITHKNVSCSEILRMNRGFTLNYPSITVAFKQGMKSKMITRRLTNVGSPHSVYSVEVKAPEGVKVKVKPQRLIFEHINESLSYRIWVISRKKTKTKRISFAEGQLTWVNAHNNFYRVRSPISVTWK; encoded by the coding sequence ATGGAAGCTAAAATACAGCTTTTCTGTTCAACCCTTTTTCTCTACTTGGTTTCTGTCCGTGCAAACACTCTTCAGACTTACATAGTTCAGTTGCATCCGCATGGTGTAACCAGCTCACTGTTTCCTACTAAGCTTCAGTGGCATCTCTCATTTCTTGAGCAAACTCTTTCCTCCGAGGAAGACCCTTCTTCTCGTCTTCTCTACTCTTATGGTTCTGCCATGGATGGTTTTGCAGCTCAGCTAAGTGAAACTGAGCTAGAGTTGTTGCGAAGTTTGCCTGATGTTGTTGCAATCAGACCTGACCGGCTGCTCCAGATTCACACTACTTATTCTTACAAGTTCTTGGGGCTTAGTACGACTAGAGATGGTGCTTGGTTTAAGTCTGGACTGGGTCGGGGAACAATTATTGGAGTGCTTGACACCGGAGTTTGGCCAGAGAGTCCTAGTTTCAATGATCAAGGAATGCCGCCTGTTCCCAAGAAATGGAGAGGGATTTGCCAAGAAGGGCAAAGTTTCAATGCCTTGAATTGTAACCGTAAACTAATCGGTGCTAGGTTCTTTATAAAAGGTCATCATGTGTCCTCCGTGTCGCGTTCAGCAAACATGATTCAGGAGTATTTATCACCCAGGGACTCCTCTGGACATGGAACTCATACATCATCCACAGCCGGAGGAGTTTCTGTTCCAATGGCAAGTGTGCTTGGTAATGGTGCTGGTGTGGCCCGTGGAATGGCCCCTGGAGCCCACATTGCTGTCTACAAAGTTTGCTGGTTTAATGGCTGTTATAGCTCTGATATCCTAGCTGCGATGGATGTTGCAATTGCGGATGGAGTTGATGTGCTTTCACTCTCACTAGGTGGCTTCCCATTGCCACTTTTTGATGATAGCATAGCCGTTGGCAGTTTTCGAGCAGTAGAACATGGAATATCAGTAATCTGTGCTGCAGGAAACAATGGCCCAATTCAAAGCTCAGTAGCCAATATAGCTCCCTGGATTGCTACCATTGGTGCTAGCACACTTGACCGAAAGTTTCCAGCCATAGTTCGGATGGGTAATGGAGAATTCATTTATGGAGAATCTGTATACCCAGGGAACAGGTTACGGAGCGCCAAAAAGGAACTTGAACTGGTCTACGTCACCGGTGGGGACAGCGGAAGTGAATTTTGTTTCAGAGGGTCTCTCCCAAGGGCTAAAGTAGgaggcaaaatggttatttgTGACAGAGGTGTAAATGGAAGGGCAGAAAAAGGTATAGCGGTCAAAGAAGCCGGTGGTGCTGCCATGATATTAGCAAATACAGAGATAAACCTCGAGGAAGACTCAGTCGATGCCCATGTCTTGCCAGCAACCGAGATTGGTTATGCAGAGGCAGTACGTCTAAAGGCTTACATAAACACTACCAGTCGTCCTAGAGCTCGAATCATTTTTGGTGGAACTGTTATTGGAAGGTCAAGAGCACCAACCGTAGCACTGTTTTCAGCCAGAGGGCCCAATTTATATGATTCTTCAATCCTCAAACCAGATGTGATTGCTCCAGGAGTTAACATCATTGCTGCCTGGCCTCAGAATTTAGGTCCCACTGGTCTTCCAGAAGATGCTAGAAGAGTTAATTTCACAGTCATGTCCGGTACTTCCATGGCATGTCCTCATGTCAGTGGAATTGCAGCTCTGATTCACTCAGCACACCCAACATGGACCCCAGCAGCTATCAAGTCTGCATTAATGACATCTGCCGACGCAAATGACCATAGGGGAAAACCAATAACGGATGGAAACAAACCGGCTGATGTTTTTGCTATTGGAGCTGGACATGTGAACCCTGATAGGGCCATCGATCCAGGATTGATATATGATATCAGGCCAGATGAATATGTTATTCATCTTTGCACACTTGGATACACAAGATCAGAAATTTTTACAATCACGCACAAGAACGTGAGTTGCAGTGAGATTTTACGTATGAACAGGGGTTTCACCCTCAATTACCCCTCCATTACCGTAGCTTTCAAGCAGGGAATGAAGAGTAAGATGATCACAAGGCGACTTACAAATGTGGGAAGTCCTCATTCCGTCTACTCAGTGGAAGTGAAGGCTCCTGAGGGAGTCAAGGTGAAAGTCAAACCTCAGAGGTTAATATTCGAGCATATCAATGAAAGTTTGAGTTACAGAATATGGGTAATatcaaggaagaaaacaaaaacaaagaggATAAGCTTTGCAGAAGGGCAGTTGACATGGGTGAATGCTCACAATAACTTCTATAGGGTTCGAAGTCCCATTTCAGTCACTTGGAAGTAG